Genomic DNA from Salvia miltiorrhiza cultivar Shanhuang (shh) chromosome 1, IMPLAD_Smil_shh, whole genome shotgun sequence:
TGGAGTAATTACTAATtacaaagaaattaaagaaattcatgtatttagcgatcaaatttaaaaatcttatgcaaattaaaaaacAATCCAAAATATGTGTTTTTGGTAAGGCAAATCCCCAAAATAATACTATTTCAAATATCTAACGAAAgaaataaatctcaaaatattttttgttaagTTTCGAGAATTTCAATGCTCTTTTGTTGGGATATATTTCAGAATAATACTTGATTTCTCAAGATATCGGTACAAACTCACGCaccatttattaaaaaaaatataataataataacacaatttattattctatactaatataaaaaatgtatTGAGAACAAAATATAGATTGTCTATTATATCTCTATTACATattcccttcaaaaaaaaatatatctctattacatatttaaatttaaggataattatataaattatatatttaaaagaatatatatatatataggaatgggatcatatagatcccaatgcttataatagatccctagatccaaatcttgaccacacatttatgacatgtggcgcatcaagatggtgacacgtggcaaggattccaaggcaaaatctgtaggggtaaaattggaatgtaattttcggatttaataattaaaaaaaatatatatatttttttagattttctcaaaatagatatattttagatacatatagtttcacacaaagatgcataaagttttcacatgaaatgcataactttgaacagaaaaatgcatttaatttttccagttttggtattttcaccaccccaccccataccaccccccaatccagcccacaccaccccccaaccctccccattaccaccccccaaaaataggcatgtttcacatgcatataaaatcaaacaaaaatgcataaagttttcacataaaatgcattaaattatacaaaaaatgcattttattttaataaatctggtagtttcgccaccccacccctgcccctgccccctgccccccaccccacccacccccccaccccccaccccccccccaattttttttttttttttcaaaaactgattttctaattgctggcccacccccacccccacccccaccccccacccccccaaaaaaaatttttatttttttatttttttaaaaactgaatttcaaaaaaaaaaaaaatttggcgggggtgggggggtgggggggggatcagtggtcagaaaatcagtttttgagaaaaaaaaaaaaaattggtggggggtgggtgggtgggtgggtgggtgggggggtgggttggggggggtgggggtaggggtgggtcagtggtcagaaaatcagtttttaaaaaaataataattttttttttttgggggggggtgggtgggggggtagggggtggggttctggggtgtggggggtggggttggggtggggtgaaatcttatgcatatttatatgaaactttatgcatttttatatgaaagttcatgcattctcgtatgaaactttatgcatttaaaatatacctattttgagaaaatataattttttttttttttttgaatttcgaaaattacattccaattttacccctctccagattttgccttgaaatgccttgccacgtgtcaccatcttgatgcgccacatgtcataaatgtgtggtctagatttggatctacggatctattataagcatagggatccaccggaacccaaccctatatatatatatatattaattcattagatattaaattactataaaaatatattaataaattattttacctTATCTAAAATCTAGTTGATGTCCcctcaaaaatataaaaaataaaataaaatctagttGATGTATATCTAGAActctttgaaataaataaataggctAAATAGccaactttaattttttttgttacacTTCCCCAAACTTCTTCAACTTCCAACAAATGTATTCGACAATACtgaaaattttcagaaatttGTCAACAGATCCTTCAACAACAATGGCACTGTTTCCGGCCGACGATCAAGGTTTTTAACTCAACTAAAATAGTCACGCACATATGCAGGATCTTGTTCTTCTCAAgcagaatttaatttaattttatctgATATTATCTGTTCACTGCATTCATTCGGGGGCGGATTTAGGATTTGTCATTAGGGGCTAAATTTGTTGAAGTATGGTGTTAGTCACTTAACTAATTTCATTACTTTAGCacaaaaaataacacaaatttatcaAGCTAATActatggagtatattttttctcttgttcttatatatatatttaaagaaaaaaaaactcaaaagtTGGGAGGGGGTCGCCACTGACTGCATTTATTCTGCAAAATCTTGGGTATTTTGTTTACGTGTATCTATTATGTCGTTATAATATATGAGTTGGATAGGTAAAGTTGAGTTAGAGTTTGTGTGGAAGTGCTTAGAAATATTCGAACAGAAACCTTCCAACTTGTTTTAACTTGATGCTGTTTTCTGTTACTTGTTTTAATTTATCAACAGTTAAATACACACTTAAAACAAGAGACATTTCGCCGGTGCACTTGCTCACGGAAATTGAGTCTTTTTCGAGGCTATGGAAGCATAAGATTGAGCCATTAGAATCATCGGAATTTGAGTCCGGAGACTACAAATGGTATATATGATGTAcacatgaaatattttatgCTACTTGGAACTCTAAAATGTGATGATGGAATTTGGCAGGAAAGTGAGAATGAATCTTGACGACAGTGGCCACATTTCTGTATCCTTGGAACAAGCTCTCTACCTACAGGCTGGGAGATGAATGCCATCTTCAGCTTCTTTCTCTACAATCACATCTCAGATAACTATCTTTGTTTTCGAGGTAATCCTTAATATTCAAAATCTTGTTTtcataacatatatataaatgtttgTTGGTTGAAACTTGTTCAGGAAAAGCACGGCGCTTTCATGCTATAAATCCTGAATGCGGATTTTCCAAGTTGATCACTAAGGAAAGTATGACCAATGGATACCTTTTTAAGGACAAGTGTGTGTTTGGTGCTGAAGTTTTTGTGATGAAAAAGCATGCACCACTCGTTCAGACTGTGTGTGTGCATCATGTGTCAAATCCATATAAGCACGAATGGAAGATTTCACAATTCTCCAAACTCCAAGGAATTTGGAAGTCTGAAGAGTTCTCTACTGGAGGATACAAATGGTAACTTTTCTAACGCCTTCTTTTTCTACTGAGCcactttaatttgtttttctttgtagGAATATTCAGATGTATCCCAAGGGAACTGCTAGTGCATGCGACCGTTACGTCTCCATGTATTTGCACTGTGTTGATTCAAAGAGTTTTGGTTGTGGTAAAAAACTGAATGCAAGCTGCCTCTTTACGTTCAAAAACATGCACAATGCTATAAATGACCACTCTATCAAAGGTACAACGCTCTGCACCTTATATGATATCTGGGTTAAAAAGGAATTATTTGACCTTTTATGTCTACTACAAGTAATTACGTTTTACCAATTTGCTAATTACAAACTAAAGATTGCATTCATTTTGGGTGTTGCAGTAAACCACTGGTTCACATGTTCTAGTCCAGGTTGGGGATTTTCTGAATTTAAAGCAATTGATGAAATGCGGGACAACAGCAAAGGCTTCGTTGTTGATGACTGCTGCACTCTGCAAATACAACTCTCCGTGGTAGCCCTCCAAGAAGAAGCACTTCGATAATTAATATTGGAGTAATATTATGACCAAATGGCCACTTCATTTGTTTACCCAAAATTTCcttttgaaatattaatattcAAGTTTCTTTGGAAGCTTAGTTTTCGGAGATAGGGTGAAGTCCTGAACTTGGGGTTTTGCGTTTACTCATTTTCACTagtttcaaaatatataaacaCTAGGTATATATTTGTGGTGAAGTTGAATATCCAAGTTTCTTTATCTCTGTCATCTCTTTTCCTCCCCCTCCCCGAAATCTCAATCagaatattactcccttcgcCCTAATTGATTACATGTTAATAGTTTTCTTTTCGTTTTTGcacctatatatattttattatttgataaaGAATATGATCATGTTGACATGCATAATCTTAATTAAGATTCAAGAACATCAAAACACTATTGATAATAgataatttatatgttttacTTAATCTTATATGTTTGTATGGTTTTGAAACCTTATGGATATATTCCAAAATTATTCGGATTCATATTTGAATGAAGATTTGACAACTAGTAAAATTTTGGTGTTTATTAGTAGTTTGTATCAATTTTTAATTGGCTTTAGTGAATATGTATTTCGGCCTTCCATGATTAAAGAAGATGTGATCAGATTCCAATTTCATTCGTCTTTTCCATTTCCTATCAAACCATCCTAGACGCGattttcaaaacacacacacacaaaaaaaagaCTAGTTATTCCTCCAAGAACAGAAAATTACATAATCCCAAAAGATTATAAAAAAGGGCCCTGTATATATTgttctcctacaaataactGTATAAACACCAACTCAATTCCTCAAGGGAAAGTAACTATAcacaaaatgaagaaaaaaaaaattggacctaaggatttttattaatttagatatagTAATATAtcgattaattaataatttttaaatttatagaatattttttaatttcaaaaattataactTTAAATAAAGGTATAATGTGTAAAAACAAAAgagataatatttaaattaaataaatatgtgtATGTTAGTATGTATCAATTCATAGTGACTAATATTATTGGAGATCGTAATGATGATCAAACTGAAGaggatttaattatatattcatatttaaaaGTTACCATAGTATTTAATAATGATGATATTttagcaattattattttataatattaacagggcctatatatttataagtggattatctaaaaaaatattattttaaaattgatgattttaaGAATTGACCTAAATTAGAATTAAagagatttattagtttatagaTTTTATTACTAGTTTAtttgaatattatttttaaagagattttattataattatagaaaattatacgcataattaattttatatattagtaATAAATAAAGGAGCCTCATCGGTGTATTTCAACAGGCCAACTTTAACCTTTTTGTTTTCCGACTCTTACACTTCCCCGAACTTCTTCAACTTCCAACAAATGTGTTCCACGACATAGAAATTTTTTCAGGATTAGACTTGAGAGGAGGAACGAAAGAAATTTGTCAACAGATCCTTCAACAACAATGGCAATGCTTCCAGCCGATGATCAAGGTTTTTAACTCAACTAAATTAGTCACGCACGTACACAGAGTCTTTGTTCTTCTTAAacagaatttaatttaatttttattgattCATTGCATTTATTCTGCAAAATCTTCTGTATTTTGTTTACGTGTATCTATTATGTCTTAATTTATTATGAGTTCGATGGGTATATATACTTGAGTTGGAGTATGTGTCGAAGTGCTTAATTAGAAATATTCGAATAGAAACCTTCCAACTTGTTTTAACTTAATGCTGTCTTCTGTTACTTGTATTGATTTATCAACAGATCAATACACTCTTGAAACAAGAGACATTTCGCCGGTGCACTTGCTCACGAAAATTGAGTCTTTTTCGAGGCTATGGAAGCATGAGATTCAGCCATTAGAATCATCGGAATTTGAGTCCGGAGACTATAAATGGTAAGTTAATTAGtactacttcttcttcttcttcttctccctctctctctctatagatatatatgtatactttTTTCAATCAATTGACTTCAGCTTTGACTCCCATATAATGTAACGACCAGGGCGACTTACTTATTTTCATGTCTAAACATAATGTTGTTGGAATTTAGAATTTCATAACCTGTATATACACTTAAGTTTCAGCTCTTAACAAAATCTTGCTGGCCGAGTTAGCGGTGAGATGTACAAAGTTTCCTATAAAATAGTACTATATTATGCTGCGTTTGGAAGATGATCATTCTAAAATGAGATGATTGAATTAATTTGGCAGGAAAGTGACAATGAATCTTGATGACAGTGGCGACATTTCTGTATCCTTGTGTATGGTAGGAACAAGCTCTCTACCTACAAGCTGGGAGGTTAATGCCATTTTCAACTTCTTTCTCTACAATCACATCTCAGATAACTATCTTTGTTTTCGAGGTATATATTGTTCCTAGCTCGTTAATATTCAAAATCTAGTTTTTATAACATATATAGCTAGGCAATTATATATGTTTGTTGGCTGAAACTTGTTTAGGAAAAGCACGGCGCTTTCATGCTATAAATCCTGAATGCGGATTTTCCAAGTTGATCACTAAGAAAAGTTTGACAGATGTCTCTAATGGATTCCTTTTCAAGGACAAGTGTGTGTTTGGTGCTGAAGTTTTTGTGATAAAAAAGCAGCCACCACTCGTTCAGACTGTGTGTGTGCATCATGTGTCAAATCCATATAAGCACGAATGGAAGATTTCAAAATTCTCCAAACTCGAAGGAATTTGGAAGTCTGAGGAGTTCTCTACTGGAGGATACAAATGGTACCTTTTTTGTCTCAACGTGGCGCCTCCTTTTTCTACTGTACGCCTAAGTCTGATGCAGCAGATTATTGTTTGTATGCAACATAGGAATATTGAGATGTATCCTAATGGAAATGGAAGAGCATGCGGCCGTTATGTCTCCATCTTTTTGTACTGTGTTGATTCAGAGAGTTTTGGTTGTGGTAAAAAAGTGAATGCAAGCTGCCACTTTACATTCAAAAACATGCTCAATGCTATAAAAGACCACTCTATGGAAGGTACACATTTCCGCTGTTACATTGTGTAATTTGGCTATACGTTGAAAGACTACACCTTATATGATTTCTGGGTTCTGACCCTAATACAAGTAATTATTTGACCTTTTATGTCTACTACAAGGGATTAAGTTTTACCAATTTGCTAATTACAAACTAAAGATTGCATTCATTTTGGGTGTTGCAGTAAACCACTGGTTCACATGTTCTAGTTCAGGGTGGGGATATGTTGAATTTAAAGCAATTGATGAAATGCGGGACAGCAGCAAAGGCTTCGTTGTTGATGACTGCTGCACTCTGCAAATACAACTCTCTGTGGTAGCTCTCCAAGATGAAGCACTTATCAAATGATCACTTTGTTTATCAAAATTTGTTTTTGCGACGAAAACGGAATATGAATATCTAAACTTTTGGATGATTAGTTTTCGGAGATAAGGTCTAGTCTTTAACACGTGGTTTTGCGTTTACTGATATATGGTCTTGTTTGCTACCACATTTGATCAGATTTTCACAACtactttgaatatatataaattctagGTATATATTTGTGGTGAGTTGATCAATACCGCTCATCTCCCCTTGGCCGGAATCTCTAttgtctctttcttctcttctcaTCTCCCTGAAATCTCAATCTGAACACTACCTATATATTACTCCCCCCGTCCTACTCTAATAGGCTCACTTTTTTTTAGCacagatattaaaaaaatttattttttagtagtAAAGTGGTTTACGCCTTTCGATATCCTCCACcattttctggatatcacgcaagagttttaagatttcctcttgtttaAGTGATATTTGgctcatctccatcggtagatcataTAGCTTGTTGCCATAATATTCTACCGTTctttgaatctcccgcaagttgacgttgtcggaagagtttgGTTCAATTTTTTGATAAGTTGGATATTGTCCTTCTGCTCCATTAgtcgtgtgactgatgggcgTCATTTCTTGCTCATTCAATCGCCGTTATGGTCTCGGTGATTCCTATAAGGCGTTCATGGTAGAACTGAATAATCGTGATGATATCACGAATGATTTCTCCATCTTCTCCTCGACGAATATTTGttacgagggctcgattgttccagttgagGTCGTCTAGTAGATGAGTACGTAGTTTCTCTCTCCAAATTTTGATGAGAATTACTGTATATAATACAtttcggacactcgtccggattcataatttttaatggagtctcctcccaattttggattaattataaaataaattaaatataatataattcctttataaaaacccgctctgataccatttttttAGCGAGAGAGCGTGGGTGGTATGATGGTAGGATCTATaattacaagaaaataattttaatgggGAATTGGATACACTTTTGAATATTTTGGGGTTTTCTGTGTATCTTGATAAGATAGGTGGGGGTTTTgtgcaataattttttttgaaggggttAGTTTTGAATATCAAGCTTTTAAAATCGTGGAAAATTTGGACCAAACTTTCATTTCGTGGTAAAATTTGAAATGGAATTTTGTCATAATTTGTGATATTCCACGCAATTATTCCCCAAAAAAAacaagttaaaataaaaacatactaataaaaaaagaattaaaaatagatttattcaaaaaagatgtgagaggagagagaaatttataaaaatttgatatttaaaaaaattaaatttacattttaaatcaaatatttgacATTAAAGACATGATCTCATTGGTGGGAGCCAAGATAGCTCTATTATTAAACATTTATAGGTCAAATGCATGATACGTGTTTTTCACTATAGCTGCAATAGGATTTGTTGCATCACGTATAAGAATGTCTTCTGATAATGTCACAACAGATTTTCCATCACCAAGACTTTGACCGGCAGTACAGTCACCTATTTTAAGTATTCATTCCGCAAATTCTTTGGTTTCTTCTATATTCGAACCAGAAGCATTTGCCTATTTCTTATGAGAAAATTATTATATGTAATATGTATATTTGAAATCAAAATGTACTTTTATCAAATGTGTACTCATTCATTTTCTGTACAGAGGGAAGACAATTAATCAAAACTTAAATAGCAAAATAACGAATTTTAGCtaatgagaaaaatatattagacCAACCATTCTGACcatataaatacatacatacataaagacaattagtaatttttatattttaatactttttttctattttctaaaaTGGAGGATGAactcaaaacaaaataaacttgcatttttttaattttcaaaattaatagcTATAAAAAATTACACTTTGTGGCAATCTAATGGTATACCGAATCTAGAGCGTGTAGTACTGCCCCTAGACAACATTATTGATGCTATACCACTCGAAGCTACCTAGAGTACTACCCTTCCTACATATGATCGAGTATAAGGTGTTCCAAATATATGTCTTTCCTATACCACCATATCcatatagaaagaaaaatcctccCTACACCACTATCAACCACGAccattattttttcataaatcattCTTTGCTTATCTATCAAAGAGGGATATAGACATATAGTTTAACGTTGTCTTTTTTCATTTCTTCCATATTGTAAAACATCTCTTCTAATATCAGTAGATTCTCTTAATCAGATATGACAGTTTCGTTTGATAACGACATGCTAGGAAAATTGGTTAAACTGGTGAAATTAGAAGCAACTTCTCAATTTCAACCAATGCAAAGTTTTTTATTTGATCATCTGTGAACTACAAATCTGTTAAAGAAAAAGTCATTAGAACAATGTAATATCCAAATCAAAACTATAAACTATAAATCGTAgacatattcataaattatttttattaaaaattaattaaaattttgaaaaaaaagaatggatgattattgaaaaaaaaattgaacttgGGATATGTAATTGAAACTCAGATGTTTCTGACCATATACTACATACATACATAAAGacaattagtaatttttatattttaattgtaacaccccgtttcctcgtagctaagtttagaataattttaaacttagatttaagatgattcacgccggattgagaaaaag
This window encodes:
- the LOC131010449 gene encoding uncharacterized protein LOC131010449 is translated as MYSTILKIFRNLSTDPSTTMALFPADDQVKYTLKTRDISPVHLLTEIESFSRLWKHKIEPLESSEFESGDYKCSLPTGWEMNAIFSFFLYNHISDNYLCFRGKARRFHAINPECGFSKLITKESMTNGYLFKDKCVFGAEVFVMKKHAPLVQTVCVHHVSNPYKHEWKISQFSKLQGIWKSEEFSTGGYKWNIQMYPKGTASACDRYVSMYLHCVDSKSFGCGKKLNASCLFTFKNMHNAINDHSIKVNHWFTCSSPGWGFSEFKAIDEMRDNSKGFVVDDCCTLQIQLSVVALQEEALR
- the LOC131010458 gene encoding uncharacterized protein LOC131010458, translated to MAMLPADDQDQYTLETRDISPVHLLTKIESFSRLWKHEIQPLESSEFESGDYKWKVTMNLDDSGDISVSLCMVGTSSLPTSWEVNAIFNFFLYNHISDNYLCFRGKARRFHAINPECGFSKLITKKSLTDVSNGFLFKDKCVFGAEVFVIKKQPPLVQTVCVHHVSNPYKHEWKISKFSKLEGIWKSEEFSTGGYKWNIEMYPNGNGRACGRYVSIFLYCVDSESFGCGKKVNASCHFTFKNMLNAIKDHSMEGWGYVEFKAIDEMRDSSKGFVVDDCCTLQIQLSVVALQDEALIK